The following are encoded in a window of Fusarium oxysporum f. sp. lycopersici 4287 chromosome 5, whole genome shotgun sequence genomic DNA:
- a CDS encoding hypothetical protein (At least one base has a quality score < 10) has translation MTLFNGSNGANGTSSGHGAHPSANGFHNAANGGANNGTANGGVEHDASLPQVDGDISSAIAVIGVSGRFPGDGTSPRHLWDLLKEGRNALSDVPESRFNIDGFYHPDGGRAGTLNTKQGYFLQSDVDKFDAGFFSITPEEARGMDPTQRILLELAYEGLENAGLKIDEVANQHMSCYIGACQHDYWDLQAYDMDSAPKYTATGTGPALLSNRISWFFNLKGPSVTIDTACSSTLTALHLAGQSIRNGESDSALVGGLGLHLLPNFGVFMSSMSFLSADNKCHSFDASANGYARAEGGGFVVLKRLDKALSDGDTIRAVLRSTGSNQDGRTLGITQPSASRQEELIRATYASAGLSFDKTNFFEAHGTGTKVGDPIECSVIGNVFGKTREKPVYVGSVKSNIGHLEGASGLAGLVKTIYSLESGVISPTYGLENVNPKIKLDEWKINIPTEEIKWPAGLRRASINSFGYGGANAHAVLDDAYHFLKTHNLKGHHNTKVEGVLTTGLIGNGSQDASDKTDKKSRLFLLSSHEESGIARLSQTLQAYLTEPAARELPEDQFLHRLAYTLSEKRSSLPWKTYAAASTIEELQQALDGAPTKAARVPRPQALTFIFTGQGAQWFAMGRELQKYPVFQQSLHACSQYLKDFGSTWDLVEELNRDAKESIIDLPYVSQPSCTALQLSIIDLLASWGIHPQVTIGHSSGEIAAAYAKGAFDKEAAMRIAYFRGHLTGNITKTGSMAAVGLGPERVSEYLSRVTAGKIVIACINSPASVTLSGDVEGIDEVLTFLQADDIFARKLRVTTAYHSHHMQQISEEYLNSLSGKWELKPGNPKVRMFSSVSAKPIDGTELGPAYWVANLVSPVNFSGAVTAAANAGALGKRKASGKKGSADAMVEIGPHAALQGPLKQILDSIGDKGASPKYFSAIKRKQDAIQTTLEVVGELLVLGHPVNVPLANAYTETTSALVDLPPYAWNTTNSYWHESAAVTAYKQRKHPRLELLGVRDPRSTKAEPAWHNYLRISEQPWIEHHQFQNTNIYPMAGMIVMAIEGLRQVETRTDVEGYTIRDVNIGSALVVPLDQTVETRLQLTPWRSGPNVSWSHWTEFTVSSRNESGSWTTNCTGLVSTSYKHETNSTFLDEEAAANALLNQEYKDISQSDLPSVDPTVFYTKLDESGFSLGPAFRGVKQLNLFDHKAHFSMEVIDTKEFYPKKWEPAHLIHPAVLDVFVHLLISSTGDAAEIKARVPVSTASLYISADFDSTSGTKYHGFSTSKKHGATNMLSDVIAFAENGTKPLIALKGCKTVPLRGASDSSSGDGQSLGHVPVVPKKVVDIEISDAVTLEQLLRGTDLASKLGSYLSLLGQKLPGLNVLEYSSSTSSTLLKALTAQAEELQGSIASVTLTTPLDGPVDVEASVPEAWKNKIQQEKLDLAQDPSSQGYEDATLDVIFLDVEEQQGDISLILKNAKKILKPSGILLIANHAAAISTDLFSSSSFISTSVSDLIIARHKPETEPSVRRVLIVTPSSPSSGLSQLVAQAESDLTSQGYEVAKTDFANIPEQTTPFLTLSTLDIDTPFLENFDHETFTKLRSLFLASRGTLWLTLDTASRGLVNGLGRTIRAEHPDISFTTLGLDASTSLDSALNTKTISTIVENISRKIFGETSDSEYVIRNNQVLVERLIPNPDLKALLDSSKTGNNLSAVKMPLKQVIKPLQLSIRDPGLLDTLEYLSVPDLSGPLGDNQIEIEVGSVGLNFRDVMVAMGQMEDNTLGIECAGVVSKVGAGVQKFKVGDRVFGMHAGCFQTRVRVDPRTFQRTPDHLGDEEAASLMCTSATVVHSLIDVARLQRGESVLIHSAAGGVGQTAIRLAKYLGAEIFATVSSEKKKRLLIEEYGIKESHIFNSRDYSFADGVLRLTNQRGVDVVINSLAGEALRRTWLCVAPFGRFIELGKRDIYDNSGLDMRPFLDNITFSGLDILTQVISYPDRFEAIGSQVVELLSKNAISPLNNLARYSFGEVSKAFRLMQSGGHVGKIVLYPRPDDIVPVVPEGLESFCLPHDATYVLIGGLGGIGRSVTRLLVERGARHLIFLSRSAASRPEAQALLDELHAQGVQAKAFAVDVAEKSQLEPVINGVKQSFPAIKGLIHCAMDLRDAVYSNMTADDWNASLRPKLLATRNLHELLPTDLDFFICLSSIAGIIGSRGQANYNAGNTYQDALAHHRAASGLAATSINLSLVVGIGVSTERSEVFQLLKDGGLLGMDENDVLNVIKAAISGRTPTQVALGASTGGQLDKLAANDPYWFADSRFAVLNQLDRQGTGATAGGQDWKKLLAAAASPDEVYEIVLQQLLEGVSKIIKADVEDMDSRKSLPALGIDSLVAIEIRTWLLKEFQADLSVFDIVSNDPLTGFAKKVMAKSALIA, from the exons TGCCAATGGTGGCGTTGAACACGATGCTAGCCTCCCTCAGGTAGACGGCGATATCTCGTCTGCTATCGCTGTCATCGGTGTCTCTGGTAGATTTCCTGGTGATGGAACTTCGCCTCGCCATCTTTGGGATCTTCTCAAGGAGGGGAGGAACGCCCTGAGTGATGTTCCTGAGAGCCGTTTCAACATTGATGGGTTTTATCATCCTGATGGTGGAAGGGCGGGGACGTTGAATACCAAGCAGGGGTATTTCTTACAGAGTGATGTTGATAAGTTTGATGCTGGGTTCTTCTCTATTACGCCTGAGGAGGCGAGGGGTATGGATCCTACGCAGAGGATTCTCCTTGAGCTGGCCTACGAGGGTCTCGAGAATG CTGGTCTCAAGATCGACGAGGTCGCCAATCAACACATGTCTTGCTACATCGGAGCATGCCAGCACGATTACTGGGATCTTCAAGCCTACGACATGGACAGCGCACCCAAGTACACCGCCACCGGTACTGGTCCAGCCCTTCTTTCAAATCGCATCTCCTggttcttcaacctcaaggGACCCAGCGTCACCATTGACACCGCTTGCTCTTCCACATTGACTGCCCTGCACCTCGCAGGTCAAAGCATTCGAAATGGCGAAAGCGACTCT GCTCTCGTCGGAGGTCTCggtcttcatctccttccCAACTTCGGCGTCTTCATGTCCTCCATGTCCTTCCTCAGCGCCGACAACAAATGCCACTCCTTCGACGCCTCAGCCAACGGCTACGCCCGCGCCGAAGGCGGCGGCTTCGTTGTCCTCAAGCGTCTCGACAAGGCCCTTTCCGATGGCGACACCATCCGTGCCGTCCTCCGAAGCACGGGTAGCAACCAAGATGGTCGAACCCTCGGCATCACGCAACCTTCTGCTTCTCGCCAGGAAGAGCTTATTCGTGCGACTTATGCTTCAGCTGGTCTGAGCTTCGACAAGACCAATTTCTTTGAGGCGCATGGAACAGGTACCAAGGTCGGTGATCCTATTGAGTGTTCGGTCATTGGCAACGTTTTCGGCAAGACAAGGGAGAAGCCTGTTTATGTTGGCTCTGTGAAGAGTAACATTGGACATCTTGAGGGTGCGAGTGGTCttgctggtcttgtcaaGACGATTTACAGTCTTGAGAGTGGTGTAATTTCACCGACTTACGGGCTTGAGAACGTCAATCCTAAGATCAAACTTGATGAGTGGAAGATCAACATTCCTACTGAGGAGATCAAGTGGCCTGCTGGTCTACGGCGGGCTAGTATCAACAGTTTTGGATACGGTGGAGCAAACGCTCATGCTGTTTTGGATGATGCGTACCACTTCCTCAAGACTCACAACCTCAAGGGCCATCACAACACCAAGGTCGAGGGTGTTCTCACGACCGGCTTGATTGGGAACGGATCTCAAGACGCTAGCGACAAGACTGACAAGAAGTCTcgcctcttccttctctcatCCCACGAAGAGTCTGGCATCGCTCGTCTCAGCCAAACGCTCCAGGCTTATCTCACCGAGCCTGCTGCCCGCGAACTTCCTGAGGACCAATTCCTCCACCGCCTCGCCTACACTCTCTCCGAGAAGCGCTCCTCTCTTCCCTGGAAGACCTACGCCGCTGCCTCAACCATCGAAGAACTCCAGCAAGCCCTCGACGGCGCACCCACCAAAGCCGCTCGCGTTCCCCGACCTCAAGCCCTcaccttcatcttcactggCCAAGGAGCTCAATGGTTCGCCATGGGCAGAGAACTCCAGAAGTACCCCGTCTTCCAGCAATCTCTCCACGCATGCAGCCAGTACCTCAAAGACTTTGGCAGCACCTgggatcttgttgaagagctcaaCCGCGATGCGAAAGAGTCTATCATTGACCTTCCTTACGTCAGCCAGCCTTCTTGCActgctcttcagctcagcATCATTGATCTTCTTGCGAGCTGGGGTATTCACCCTCAAGTCACTATTGGTCATTCTAGCGGTGAGATTGCTGCTGCTTATGCCAAGGGTGCTTTCGACAAGGAGGCTGCTATGAGAATTGCATACTTCCGTGGTCATCTCACTGGGAACATTACCAAGACTGGTTCAATGGCTGCTGTCGGTCTTGGTCCTGAGCGTGTGAGCGAGTATCTCAGCCGCGTCACAGCAGGCAAGATCGTCATCGCTTGCATCAACAGTCCCGCCAGTGTGACTCTCTCCGGCGACGTCGAAGGCATCGACGAGGTCCTCACCTTCTTGCAGGCTGATGATATCTTCGCTCGTAAACTCCGCGTCACCACGGCCTACCACTCTCACCATATGCAGCAGATCTCGGAGGAGTATCTCAACTCTCTCTCCGGCAAGTGGGAGCTCAAGCCCGGCAACCCCAAAGTCCGCATGTTCTCCTCCGTCTCGGCCAAGCCCATCGACGGCACTGAACTTGGCCCTGCGTACTGGGTTGCCAACCTTGTCAGCCCTGTCAACTTTTCTGGTGCTGTCACTGCTGCTGCGAATGCTGGTGCGTTGGGTAAGCGAAAGGCCTCGGGTAAGAAGGGTAGTGCGGATGCTATGGTTGAGATCGGACCCCACGCTGCTCTTCAGGGACCTCTGAAGCAGATTCTCGATAGCATTGGTGACAAGGGCGCCTCGCCAAAGTACTTCTCTGCCATCAAGCGAAAGCAAGATGCTATCCAGACTACTCTCGAAGTCGTTGGCGAACTCCTTGTTCTCGGCCACCCTGTCAACGTTCCCCTCGCCAACGCCTACACCGAAACCACCTCCGCACTCGTCGATCTTCCCCCTTACGCTTGgaacaccaccaacagcTACTGGCACGAGTCCGCCGCCGTGACCGCCTACAAGCAGCGCAAACACCCCCGTCTCGAACTCCTCGGCGTCAGAGATCCTCGTTCCACCAAGGCCGAGCCCGCGTGGCACAACTACCTCCGCATCTCGGAGCAGCCGTGGATCGAACACCATCAGTTCCAGAACACCAACATTTACCCCATGGCTGGTATGATCGTTATGGCTATCGAGGGTCTGCGACAGGTCGAGACGCGTACTGATGTTGAGGGTTATACTATTCGTGATGTCAACATTGGCAGTGCTCTTGTTGTTCCGCTTGACCAGACTGTTGAGACGAGGCTTCAGCTTACGCCTTGGAGATCTGGACCTAATGTGTCGTGGTCGCACTGGACAGAGTTTACGGTTTCAAGTCGCAATGAGAGCGGTTCTTGGACGACCAACTGTACTGGTCTTGTCAGCACGTCTTACAAGCATGAGACCAACAGTACTTTCTTGGACGAGGAGGCTGCGGCCAACGCTCTTCTGAACCAAGAGTACAAGGACATCTCTCAATCTGATCTTCCCAGCGTCGACCCAACCGTCTTCTACACCAAGCTCGATGAGTCCGGCTTCAGTCTGGGCCCAGCATTCCGGGGCGTCAAGCAACTCAACCTCTTCGATCACAAGGCTCACTTCTCCATGGAAGTCATCGATACGAAGGAGTTCTACCCCAAGAAGTGGGAGCCCGCTCATCTCATCCATCCCGCTGTTCTTGATGTGTTTGTCCATCTCTTGATCTCCAGCACCGGTGACGCCGCCGAGATCAAGGCCCGAGTCCCCGTCTCGACTGCTTCTCTGTACATCTCTGCGGACTTTGATTCAACTAGCGGTACCAAGTATCATGGTTTCAGCACTTCCAAGAAACATGGTGCTACCAACATGCTGAGCGATGTCATTGCGTTTGCTGAGAATGGTACTAAGCCTTTGATTGCGCTTAAGGGATGTAAGACTGTGCCTCTGAGGGGTGCTTCTGATTCTTCTTCGGGTGACGGCCAGTCGCTTGGACATGTCCCTGTTGTTCCTAAGAAGGTGGTCGATATCGAGATCTCTGATGCTGTAACTCTCGAGCAGCTTCTGAGGGGTACCGATTTGGCTTCCAAGCTGGGCAGTTACCTATCTCTTCTGGGTCAGAAGCTACCTGGATTGAACGTGCTTGAGTACAGCTCGTCCACTTCAAGCACtcttctcaaggctctcaCTGCACAGGCTGAGGAGCTTCAAGGAAGCATCGCATCTGTTACTCTCACGACTCCCCTGGACGGACCTGTCGATGTGGAGGCTTCCGTCCCTGAGGCCTggaagaacaagatccagcaggagaagcttgacctCGCTCAGGACCCCAGCTCTCAAGGCTATGAGGACGCAACACTCGATGTTATCTTCCTAGACGTTGAAGAGCAGCAGGGCGACATCTCGCTCATCTTGAAGAACGCcaagaagatcctcaagCCTTCCGGCATCTTGCTGATCGCCAACCACGCTGCCGCCATCTCCACTGACCTTTTCAGCTCTTCCAGTTTCATCTCGACTTCCGTTTCAGACCTCATCATCGCGCGCCACAAGCCCGAGACGGAGCCCTCAGTCCGTCGAgtcctcatcgtcactcCATCTTCCCCATCCTCGGGACTCAGCCAACTCGTTGCGCAGGCTGAGAGTGACTTGACCTCTCAAGGCTACGAGGTCGCCAAGACTGACTTTGCCAATATTCCTGAGCAGACCACTCCATTCTTGACCCTTTCCACCCTCGACATCGACACTCCTTTCCTAGAGAACTTTGATCACGAGACATTCACCAAGCTTCGCTCCCTATTCCTTGCATCGCGTGGGACTCTCTGGTTGACTCTCGACACTGCCTCTCGAGGCCTCGTCAACGGTCTTGGACGAACCATTCGCGCCGAACACCCTGACATCTCCTTCACCACTCTTGGTCTCGATGCATCCACTTCCCTTGATTCCGCCTTgaacaccaagaccatcTCAACCATCGTCGAGAACATTTCCCGCAAGATCTTTGGCGAGACTTCAGACTCCGAGTACGTCATCCGCAACAACCAAGTCCTCGTCGAGCGCCTCATCCCCAACCCCGACCTCAAAGCCCTCCTCGACTCCTCCAAGACAGGAAACAACCTCTCAGCCGTCAAGATGCCTCTGAAGCAAGTCATTAAGCCTCTGCAACTCTCCATCCGCGATCCCGGTCTCCTCGACACTCTCGAGTACCTCTCCGTTCCTGATCTCTCTGGACCTCTTGGTGATAACCAGATTGAGATCGAGGTTGGTTCTGTGGGACTGAACTTCCGTGATGTCATGGTTGCGATGGGTCAGATGGAGGATAACACCCTCGGTATTGAGTGTGCAGGTGTCGTCTCCAAGGTTGGCGCTGGTGTGCAGAAGTTCAAGGTTGGTGATCGTGTCTTTGGTATGCACGCAGGTTGTTTCCAGACTCGTGTCCGCGTTGATCCTCGTACTTTCCAGAGAACACCTGATCATCTCGGCGACGAGGAAGCTGCTTCTTTGATGTGTACCTCTGCTACAGTCGTCCACTCCCTCATTGATGTCGCGCGTCTTCAGCGCGGTGAGTCAGTCTTGATTCACTCTGCGGCGGGTGGTGTTGGTCAGACTGCCATTCGTCTCGCCAAGTACCTCGGCGCTGAGATTTTTGCTACTGTCTCttctgagaagaagaagcgtcTTTTGATCGAAGAGTACGGCATCAAGGAGTCTCACATCTTCAACAGCCGTGACTACTCTTTCGCTGATGGTGTTCTCCGTCTCACTAACCAACGAGGTGTCGATGTTGTCATCAACTCTCTTGCTGGTGAAGCACTTCGCCGAACATGGCTTTGTGTTGCACCCTTCGGTCGCTTCATTGAGCTTGGAAAGCGTGACATCTACGACAACAGCGGTCTGGACATGCGTCCGTTCCTTGATAACATCACCTTTTCTGGATTAGACATCTTGACTCAGGTCATTAGCTATCCTGACCGTTTCGAGGCTATCGGCAGCCAGGTCGTCGAGCTTCTGTCCAAGAATGCCATCTCGCCTTTGAACAACCTTGCACGATACTCTTTCGGTGAGGTCTCGAAGGCTTTCAGACTGATGCAGAGTGGTGGTCACGTCGGCAAGATTGTTCTGTACCCTCGTCCTGATGATATTGTTCCG GTCGTTCCCGAGGGTCTTGAGAGCTTCTGTCTGCCTCATGATGCCACCTACGTTCTCATCGGTGGTCTCGGCGGTATTGGTCGATCGGTGACGCGTCTGCTTGTCGAACGAGGCGCGCGTCATCTCATATTCCTCTCTCGATCAGCCGCTTCGCGTCCCGAAGCCCAAGCTCTTCTCGATGAGCTTCATGCTCAAGGCGTTCAAGCCAAGGCTTTTGCGGTTGATGTCGCAGAGAAGTCTCAGCTCGAGCCTGTCATCAACGGTGTGAAGCAGAGCTTCCCAGCCATCAAGGGATTGATTCACTGCGCCATGGATCTGAGA GACGCGGTCTACAGTAACATGACGGCTGACGATTGGAACGCGTCTCTCCGTCCCAAGCTTCTCGCGACGCGTAACCTGCACGAACTCCTCCCTACTGACTTGGATTTCTTCATCTGCCTGTCTTCAATTGCCGGTATCATCGGATCGCGAGGTCAAGCCAACTACAACGCGGGTAACACGTACCAAGACGCGCTCGCTCATCACCGCGCGGCTTCAGGACTCGCAGCCACCAGCATCAACCTCAGTCTCGTCGTCGGCATCGGTGTTTCCACAGAGCGAAGCGAGGTcttccagcttctcaaggatgGCGGTCTGCTCGGTATGGATGAGAATGATGTTCTCAATGTCATCAAGGCCGCCATCTCAGGCCGTACCCCTACACAGGTGGCTCTCGGCGCATCTACAGGCGGTCAACTCGACAAGCTAGCAGCCAACGACCCCTACTGGTTCGCTGACTCGCGATTCGCAGTGCTCAACCAATTGGATCGTCAAGGCACTGGTGCTACCGCTGGTGGCCAGgactggaagaagctgcTCGCCGCGGCTGCTTCGCCCGATGAGGTCTACGAAATTGTGCTACAGCAGCTTTTGGAGGGTGTttccaagatcatcaaggctgatgtgGAGGATATGGACTCGCGAAAGTCGCTGCCTGCGCTTGGTATTGACAGTCTTGTCGCGATTGAGATTCGCACTTGGCTATTGAAGGAGTTCCAGGCTGACCTCTCTGTCTTTGACATTGTCAGCAATGATCCTTTGACTGGATTTGCCAAGAAGGTTATGGCAAAGTCTGCCTTGATTGCATGA